In Lineus longissimus chromosome 7, tnLinLong1.2, whole genome shotgun sequence, a genomic segment contains:
- the LOC135490612 gene encoding uncharacterized protein LOC135490612, whose amino-acid sequence MPKDADEKYNKEALKNSGPFKAAFYCKRCNFKWVSYDSWPGTSQVCNCCNRGIPPEIYLTPYQGKGRRYGDYSCNNCGYTWSSAYSWANTYQQCKKCQKHVYPKSQRKLQKSADDVENKKPHHQKLCGKCQELGYSCRFLQEQEVEGESVATTFLLQGQQAGNTATRRRSTSYDYNAVPQPVPYENFIPSTRRGFHSAVPSRVTNERVFPRVNVEPEETASDSPSFLKMVCVGLGLLIIWTVFGSRSN is encoded by the exons ATGCCAAAG GATGCTGATGAGAAGTACAATAAAGAAGCCCTTAAAAATAGTGGACCTTTTAAGGCAGCATTCTACTGCAAAAGATGTAATTTCAAGTGGGTCAGCTACGACAGCTGGCCGGGCACGTCGCAAGTCTGCAATTGCTGCAATAGAGGGATTCCTCCAGAAATATATCTGACGCCCTACCAAGGAAAAGGGCGGCGCTATGGGGATTATAGTTGCAATAACTGCGGCTACACCTGGTCAAGTGCCTACAGCTGGGCTAACACCTACCAACAATGCAAGAAATGTCAGAAGCATGTCTACCCCAAAAGCCAG AGGAAACTCCAGAAATCAGCAGACGATGTGGAGAACAAAAAGCCCCATCATCAGAAACTTTGCGGGAAGTGCCAGGAACTAGGATACAGCTGCAGATTTCTTCAGGAACAAGAAGTAGAAGGAGAGTCTGTGGCTACAACGTTCCTACTGCAAGGCCAGCAAGCAGGCAACACGGCTACAAGGAGAAGATCCACTTCTTATGATTATAATGCTGTTCCACAACCAGTTCCATACGAAAACTTCATCCCTAGTACAAGGAGGGGATTCCATTCTGCTGTTCCATCACGAGTTACGAATGAAAGAGTGTTCCCCAGGGTGAATGTTGAACCTGAAGAAACCGCATCAGACTCTCCAAGTTTCTTGAAGATGGTTTGTGTGGGTCTTGGGTTGTTGATTATTTGGACAGTTTTTGGATCACGTTCAAATTAG
- the LOC135491399 gene encoding zygote arrest protein 1-like, translating into MLPRRKLTITMNPKPGRSTVEKIPSVHDSSLEASFTQMTISHNSSSSDNKSENPNGEEQCKGRGPHHEEAVRNSGPFNGIFQCRPCKISWAVSYATWPSILKLDDCKHCKKQIRPEMHLTPYQGKGRRYGGYHCRNCNNTWSSAASWANTYQQCRKCKKYVYPKTQERLRHSGDDSTGSGKPHQQELCGKCQELGHPCLSLAVGADGDDAGSSTTHDDDGDDQDDYYEYDRLQEYVDQQDDRYQNDYDDDERNRNDDYDQYQDDYDDQYQNDYEDDY; encoded by the exons ATGCTACCTCGACGAAAACTAACAATTACAATGAATCCAAAACCAGGACGCTCCACAGTGGAGAAAATACCAAGTGTTCATGATTCAAGCCTTGAAGCGAGCTTTACCCAGATGACGATTTCTCACAATTCATCATCGTCCGACAACAAGAGCGAAAATCCCAATGGAGAGGAGCAGTGCAAAGGCAGAGGCCCACATCACGAAGAGGCTGTCCGTAACAGTGGACCATTTAACGGGATATTTCAGTGCAGACCTTGCAAGATTTCATGGGCAGTGAGCTACGCCACCTGGCCAAGCATACTGAAACTAGACGACTGCAAACACTGCAAGAAACAGATTCGTCCAGAGATGCACTTGACCCCCTACCAGGGAAAAGGACGGCGTTATGGAGGATATCATTGTAGAAATTGCAACAATACATGGTCAAGTGCTGCTAGCTGGGCAAACACTTATCAACAATGCCGGAAGTGTAAGAAGTATGTCTACCCAAAAACCCAG GAAAGACTGCGCCACTCAGGAGATGACAGCACTGGCAGTGGTAAACCGCACCAGCAAGAACTCTGTGGCAAGTGTCAGGAACTGGGACACCCTTGCCTCTCACTAGCAGTTGGTGCAGATGGTGATGATGCTGGGAGTTCTACGAcacacgatgatgatggtgatgaccaGGATGACTATTATGAGTATGACAGACTACAGGAGTATGTTGATCAGCAAGATGATCGGTACcaaaatgattatgatgatgatgaacggAACCGAAATGACGATTATGATCAGTACCAAGATGACTATGATGATCAGTACCAAAATGATTATGAAGATGATTACTAG
- the LOC135491103 gene encoding large ribosomal subunit protein mL46-like, producing the protein MAASMASCFGRKVVQKWTKSRFLFAKPFSNIRGISTSKNQHEKWHLCSAVCLERSPVLTPPMTDIETQYFNHLQTLEREYSVLSDHELRHKKDLERAEKKKKGEDDDVEQNIQTALDVEDVWEQELQEFKPVSRITEADKTDNRKSTERKLDQKLMLLVKQKLGEQTHWVFPQRQRGDESSLREVAEKSLSLCGDDLKAAFLGNSPCGFLKYKYGKDIDGHIGAKVFFFKAYHDSGDVKPAKSESIQDHLWVTKAELKDYVSEGYIKEIDKFVLEL; encoded by the exons atggcagcctccatgGCTTCATGTTTTGGCAGAAAAGTGGTTCAAAAGTGGACTAAATCTCGTTTTCTCTTCG CCAAACCTTTTTCAAACATTCGAGGTATCTCAACGTCTAAAAACCAGCATGAAAAATGGCACCTTTGCAGTGCAGTCTGTTTGGAGAGGTCGCCAGTTCTCACTCCCCCAATGACCGATATAGAAACACAATACTTCAATCATCTTCAGACATTGGAACGTGAATACAGCGTCTTGTCAGACCATGAGCTCAGACACAAAAAAGATCT GGAGCGTgccgaaaagaagaagaagggtgaAGACGACGACGTGGAACAGAATATCCAGACAGCTCTTGATGTTGAGGACGTGTGGGAGCAAGAGCTACAGGAGTTCAAACCGGTGTCAAGAATCACTG AAGCAGACAAAACCGACAACAGGAAATCGACGGAGCGCAAACTTGATCAGAAGTTGATGCTGCTGGTCAAGCAAAAGCTGGGGGAACAAACACATTGGGTTTTTCCTCAGCGACAGCGTGGAGATGAATCATCTCTTAGAGAG GTGGCTGAAAAATCCCTCTCTCTCTGTGGTGATGATCTGAAAGCAGCATTTTTAGGAAATTCGCCCTGTGGGTTTTTAAAATATAAATACGGAAAAGATATTGACGGTCACATCGGTGCAAAG GTGTTCTTCTTCAAGGCATATCATGATTCTGGAGATGTGAAGCCGGCCAAAAGTGAAAGTATCCAAGACCATTTATGGGTTACGAAAGCTGAATTAAAAGACTATGTGTCTGAGGGATATATCAaggaaattgacaagtttgtgCTCGAATTATAG